One window of the Archaeoglobus sulfaticallidus PM70-1 genome contains the following:
- a CDS encoding rhomboid family intramembrane serine protease, producing MTSKCDYCGKEEYLPFVCKYCGGKFCAEHRLPEMHECEGRDAYWNVPVKVKKEKKVKIPIKDSVSVKKIGRGVGRGFEKPKIKFNAITAYGYNNIVLGIITIMFFIGNLFPASFQYLALFPNKFIEMPWQLITSMFFHVEFGHFLVNAIVLLFFGTELERRVGGKNYIKIFLLSGLAGNIGYLAFSLMSGSYAGALGSSGAIYGIMGTLAIIAPEIRVLFFFFIPMSIRVALVIFALYDLLMLPLSSISGVAHIAHLSGLLVGLYYGDKFKAYRNRWRW from the coding sequence GTGACCTCAAAATGTGATTATTGCGGAAAAGAGGAGTATTTGCCCTTCGTATGTAAATACTGCGGGGGAAAATTCTGTGCAGAGCATAGGCTACCTGAGATGCATGAGTGTGAGGGCAGGGATGCTTACTGGAATGTTCCGGTCAAGGTTAAGAAGGAGAAAAAGGTAAAGATCCCAATTAAGGACTCGGTTTCGGTGAAGAAGATTGGTAGAGGTGTTGGCAGAGGTTTTGAGAAACCAAAAATCAAATTCAATGCAATAACTGCTTACGGCTATAACAACATAGTTCTGGGAATAATTACGATAATGTTCTTCATAGGTAACTTATTTCCGGCTTCTTTCCAGTATCTTGCTCTCTTTCCAAACAAGTTCATCGAGATGCCTTGGCAGCTGATAACCAGCATGTTCTTCCATGTTGAATTTGGCCACTTCTTAGTTAACGCTATAGTTCTGCTGTTCTTTGGAACTGAGCTGGAGAGGAGAGTTGGAGGCAAAAACTACATCAAGATCTTTCTGCTCTCCGGGTTAGCTGGAAATATCGGATATCTAGCATTCTCCTTAATGTCTGGGAGTTATGCTGGGGCTCTTGGATCTTCAGGGGCAATATATGGTATTATGGGTACTCTGGCGATCATAGCACCTGAAATAAGGGTTCTGTTCTTTTTCTTCATTCCTATGAGTATAAGAGTAGCCCTGGTGATCTTCGCCCTGTATGACCTGCTGATGTTACCACTGAGCAGCATAAGTGGAGTGGCACATATAGCCCACCTTTCCGGACTTCTGGTTGGATTGTATTACGGCGACAAGTTTAAAGCATATAGAAACAGATGGCGCTGGTAA
- a CDS encoding CBS domain-containing protein — MDVEELKKLIRDDYDVISASETISKVISMLGESKHERALLVEEDGEIIGVVREKDLVRGSLMTNPDETKIKKFAAKTGIVRLDELTPDKVARRFIEDSTPFVPIKLNGGFGVIHINDFLQKIKQEFENVEIGDVMNPEVITVKTYDGISKALATMRNHGISRVVVVDDENKVVGIITGKDIVDRVVSLGKDDRLGYLSMKEKEKTLSIVVESIMSRPVITVERNDTIAKAIGLMIENDISSLVVTRGSIPEGVVVKKDLLEYYLKTTIPKEYEVQIITKGVVLDDSEIEKLLDELNKFLRKFKSSLGKAHLFVYIKKLRLYYREIPLIHVMMRLRSDHGVFFVTGESWGVEFAVHATLNKLERQVIKDKELLLDKRMVQRLYEEVL, encoded by the coding sequence ATGGATGTTGAGGAATTAAAGAAACTTATTAGAGACGATTATGACGTTATTAGCGCAAGTGAAACGATTTCGAAGGTAATTTCAATGTTGGGTGAGTCCAAACATGAAAGAGCCCTGTTGGTTGAAGAAGATGGCGAAATCATTGGGGTTGTAAGAGAAAAGGACCTAGTCAGGGGTAGCCTAATGACGAACCCTGATGAAACGAAAATCAAGAAGTTCGCTGCGAAAACTGGAATCGTTCGCCTTGATGAGCTAACACCAGATAAAGTGGCAAGAAGGTTTATAGAGGATTCCACACCCTTTGTTCCTATAAAGCTCAACGGAGGATTTGGAGTTATCCACATCAATGATTTTCTACAAAAAATAAAACAAGAATTTGAAAATGTTGAGATTGGGGATGTTATGAATCCAGAAGTTATAACTGTGAAAACGTACGATGGTATATCCAAGGCTCTGGCTACTATGAGAAATCATGGCATTAGCAGAGTTGTTGTAGTTGATGACGAAAATAAAGTTGTTGGAATCATTACTGGGAAGGATATAGTAGATAGGGTTGTGTCTCTGGGGAAAGACGATAGGCTTGGATATCTGAGCATGAAAGAAAAAGAAAAAACGCTTTCAATAGTGGTTGAGAGTATAATGAGTCGTCCGGTTATAACAGTTGAGAGAAATGATACGATTGCCAAAGCTATTGGCCTGATGATTGAGAATGACATATCAAGCCTCGTGGTTACAAGGGGTAGTATTCCTGAGGGGGTAGTGGTAAAGAAAGATCTTCTAGAATATTACTTAAAGACGACCATTCCAAAAGAGTATGAAGTGCAGATCATCACGAAAGGTGTAGTTTTGGATGATTCTGAAATAGAAAAACTCTTAGACGAATTAAACAAGTTTTTGAGGAAGTTCAAGAGTTCTCTTGGGAAGGCCCATCTATTTGTTTATATAAAGAAACTCAGACTGTACTACAGAGAGATACCTCTCATTCACGTGATGATGAGGTTAAGAAGCGATCATGGAGTTTTTTTTGTTACTGGTGAAAGTTGGGGTGTGGAGTTTGCAGTCCATGCAACCTTGAATAAGCTCGAAAGACAGGTAATAAAGGATAAAGAGCTTTTACTCGATAAGAGAATGGTGCAAAGGCTTTACGAGGAAGTTCTTTGA
- a CDS encoding archaeosine biosynthesis radical SAM protein RaSEA has translation MALVMLNKPVALWTDKELFWERNRVVDCITVILRTRGCYRAQRDPCRMCGYSIDSDANVTDKNLEKQLEFVEEEIKKRNPKILKIFTSGSFFDPRETSQKIRKKIYGMVKEYSIEKLIVESRPEFIRSADPEVYMEVGIGLESVNDFVRNELINKGFSFEEYTEAHDFLKSIGVSVKAYLLLKPPFLSEKEAIDDVLNSINLLDREKLADIISINPTNIQKGTYVERLWYKGYFRPPWLWSAVDVLKNSGDTPVICDPVAGGKARGPHNCYKCDGEVVKAIKNFSLTQNRDVLNLYCDCIEEWKDYMLIERIARLPLQL, from the coding sequence ATGGCGCTGGTAATGTTAAACAAACCTGTAGCTTTATGGACCGATAAGGAACTCTTCTGGGAAAGGAATAGGGTAGTGGACTGTATAACGGTTATACTCAGGACAAGGGGGTGTTATAGGGCACAGAGAGATCCGTGCAGGATGTGCGGATACAGCATAGATTCTGATGCAAATGTTACTGATAAAAACCTTGAAAAACAGCTTGAGTTTGTTGAAGAAGAGATAAAGAAAAGAAACCCGAAAATTCTGAAGATATTCACATCTGGAAGCTTTTTTGATCCACGAGAGACATCACAGAAAATAAGAAAGAAAATCTACGGGATGGTCAAGGAATACAGCATCGAAAAGCTCATTGTGGAGAGTAGGCCTGAGTTCATCAGATCTGCTGATCCGGAGGTATATATGGAAGTGGGAATCGGGCTTGAGAGTGTAAACGATTTTGTTAGAAATGAGCTGATAAACAAGGGTTTCAGTTTTGAGGAATATACGGAGGCTCATGATTTCCTGAAATCCATCGGTGTTTCGGTGAAGGCCTATCTACTTCTAAAACCGCCGTTTCTGTCTGAGAAAGAGGCTATAGATGATGTGTTGAATTCAATCAACTTGCTGGATCGTGAAAAACTTGCGGATATAATCTCTATCAACCCCACCAACATCCAGAAGGGGACATATGTTGAGAGGTTGTGGTATAAAGGATATTTTCGACCTCCATGGCTCTGGAGTGCTGTGGATGTTCTGAAAAATTCTGGTGACACTCCAGTTATCTGTGATCCGGTAGCTGGTGGGAAAGCTAGGGGGCCACATAACTGCTACAAGTGCGATGGGGAGGTTGTCAAAGCGATTAAAAATTTCTCTTTAACACAGAACAGGGATGTGCTGAATCTTTACTGCGATTGCATTGAAGAATGGAAGGATTACATGCTGATTGAGAGGATTGCAAGGCTGCCTTTGCAGCTGTAG
- a CDS encoding UPF0182 family membrane protein, with protein sequence MVKKFEITTTGRKIVLAIFVALLVFPSIVLYFYTEFLWFESLNLSSVFMAMLYYKVILFVIFFAFAFAMLSLNHFALRRVSHELDEPLKLPFWVNILLALIVALLFSRVWLQYVYFTNSVDFNLKDPIFGLDVSFYVFKLPFIQTILFFFLTVLILAILISAAYYAFIFRDVKSFDELRDNFPQAGYAHASLILAGIFIFTAAYFYFARFDLLTSPHGAVMGAGYTDVQVRLPAMGLVALLSLLLAAVSIYLGHKRNIDAMPILLIVLAAVMLLSIVVAPAVVQKLKVEPNEIVVEEEYIRYGIDFTRFAYGLDVKKMYYSAENNLSVDTIERNRGTIDNIRIWDHRPLLSVYRQMQQIRTYYSINDVDVDRYYIDGRYTQLMITARELSTDLLSPRAQTWLNKHLIYTHGYGVVASPVNSVTKVGLPDLIIEDIPPKGKIAIERPEIYYGEITTNYVIVKTKQKEFDYPLGEGNVLTTYNGSGGVKLDSYFKKLIYAIKFADIKFLLSDYITTESRLMFHRDIIDRVSTLAPFLVYDRDPYITVIDGKQYWIIDSYTTLDKFPYSARYPTFNYVRNPVKVFVDTYNGIPKFYVIQEEPVIKVLMKAFPDLFTSADKMSEEERAHIRYPIDLFEVQAHIYATFHMDDAKTFYNREDVWEIPEEILEEDRIQMEPYYVILTLPGNDKPEFLLMLPFTPKGRDNIIAWLAARCDESYGELRLYEFPKGQLIYGPMQIEARIDQNADISKLFTLWGQVGSKVIRGNMLVIPIENSILYIEPIYLRAVNAQIPELRGVIVVYSDVLAMRPTLDEALIAVFGEEAPEIVEEESVQDLVKQLVELYSRAREEAGAGNWTGFGEYIERLGDTISRLNQTAGR encoded by the coding sequence ATGGTCAAAAAATTCGAAATTACAACAACAGGTAGGAAAATTGTTCTGGCTATATTCGTTGCACTTTTGGTTTTTCCAAGTATCGTCCTATATTTTTACACGGAGTTTCTCTGGTTTGAGTCTCTCAATCTCAGTTCTGTCTTTATGGCTATGCTATACTACAAAGTTATCCTGTTTGTGATCTTCTTTGCCTTTGCTTTTGCCATGCTTAGCCTCAACCATTTTGCTCTTCGAAGAGTAAGCCATGAGCTTGATGAACCTCTTAAACTGCCATTCTGGGTGAATATATTATTGGCTCTAATAGTAGCCCTGCTCTTTTCCCGCGTGTGGCTGCAGTACGTTTACTTCACGAACTCGGTTGACTTCAACCTCAAAGATCCGATTTTTGGGCTCGATGTCTCTTTCTATGTTTTCAAACTCCCATTCATTCAGACTATACTTTTCTTTTTCCTCACAGTGCTCATACTTGCCATTTTAATTTCGGCAGCGTACTATGCTTTCATATTCAGAGATGTTAAAAGTTTTGATGAACTCAGGGATAATTTTCCTCAAGCAGGATATGCTCATGCCTCTCTGATTCTGGCTGGTATCTTCATCTTTACAGCAGCATACTTCTACTTTGCGAGGTTTGATCTGCTTACTTCTCCACATGGGGCTGTAATGGGTGCCGGTTATACGGACGTACAAGTAAGACTTCCTGCGATGGGGTTAGTTGCATTATTATCGCTTCTTCTCGCCGCGGTAAGTATTTATCTCGGCCATAAACGAAACATCGATGCGATGCCTATACTCCTCATCGTTCTGGCAGCCGTGATGCTACTTTCAATTGTCGTAGCGCCCGCTGTGGTTCAGAAGCTTAAAGTTGAGCCCAATGAAATTGTTGTTGAAGAGGAGTACATACGGTATGGTATAGACTTTACAAGATTCGCTTATGGCTTAGATGTTAAGAAAATGTATTACTCTGCCGAAAACAACCTCAGCGTCGATACAATTGAGAGAAATCGTGGCACCATAGATAACATCAGAATCTGGGATCATCGCCCCCTGCTCAGCGTTTACAGACAGATGCAGCAGATAAGAACTTATTATTCCATAAATGATGTTGATGTAGATCGTTACTACATTGATGGCAGGTACACACAGCTTATGATCACTGCAAGGGAACTTTCAACCGATTTACTGTCACCAAGAGCACAAACATGGCTTAACAAGCATCTGATATATACCCATGGTTATGGTGTTGTTGCCTCGCCGGTAAATTCCGTAACCAAAGTGGGGTTGCCTGATCTGATAATTGAGGACATACCTCCAAAGGGAAAAATAGCTATCGAACGCCCTGAGATATACTATGGTGAGATAACAACGAATTATGTGATCGTTAAAACCAAACAGAAGGAATTTGACTATCCGCTGGGTGAGGGTAACGTTCTAACAACTTACAATGGTTCTGGTGGAGTTAAGCTCGATTCGTACTTTAAAAAGCTTATATACGCGATAAAATTTGCCGACATCAAGTTTCTGCTGAGCGATTACATCACAACGGAAAGCAGACTAATGTTTCACAGAGATATAATAGACAGAGTATCCACACTAGCACCCTTCCTCGTATACGATAGAGACCCCTATATAACTGTAATAGACGGAAAGCAATACTGGATAATTGATTCGTATACAACCCTCGACAAATTCCCATACTCTGCAAGATACCCGACATTCAACTACGTTCGAAATCCGGTTAAGGTTTTTGTAGACACCTACAACGGAATCCCCAAATTCTACGTTATCCAGGAAGAACCAGTCATCAAGGTTTTGATGAAAGCGTTTCCGGATCTTTTCACTTCAGCAGATAAAATGAGTGAAGAAGAGAGAGCCCATATAAGGTATCCAATTGATCTGTTTGAAGTTCAGGCACATATTTACGCAACTTTCCACATGGACGATGCTAAAACATTCTACAACCGTGAGGATGTTTGGGAAATTCCGGAGGAGATTTTAGAGGAGGATAGAATACAAATGGAACCCTACTATGTCATACTAACTCTACCTGGAAACGATAAGCCGGAGTTCTTGCTAATGCTTCCGTTCACTCCGAAGGGAAGAGATAACATCATTGCTTGGTTGGCTGCAAGATGTGATGAGAGTTACGGCGAGTTGAGGCTGTATGAATTTCCGAAAGGTCAACTGATTTATGGCCCTATGCAGATTGAGGCGAGAATTGATCAAAATGCCGATATCTCAAAGTTATTCACCCTCTGGGGGCAGGTTGGGTCGAAGGTCATCAGGGGTAATATGCTCGTTATCCCCATAGAAAACTCAATACTGTACATTGAACCCATCTATCTGAGGGCTGTAAATGCTCAGATTCCAGAGCTCAGAGGTGTTATAGTTGTTTACAGTGACGTACTGGCTATGAGACCAACGCTTGATGAAGCATTGATAGCAGTGTTTGGTGAGGAGGCTCCTGAAATCGTTGAAGAGGAGAGTGTTCAGGATCTTGTGAAGCAATTGGTTGAGCTTTACAGCAGGGCGAGAGAGGAGGCAGGAGCTGGTAACTGGACTGGGTTTGGTGAATACATTGAAAGGCTTGGGGACACTATTAGCAGGCTAAACCAGACTGCGGGGCGTTAA
- the acs gene encoding acetate--CoA ligase, with translation MNNSKEFSQGEIYEPSEETRRHAWVNNERIYEMAQDYLTLWDEVAKSDIEWFEPYEDVLDDSNAPFYRWYVGGKINITHNCLDRHIESKGDKTAIIWQGEPENEKERITYHELYRRVCRFANALRTLGVKEQDVVTIYMGMVPELLIAMLACARIGAIHNVVFGGFSSTALRDRINDANAKVVVTMDGYYRRGKVIETKRIVDKALEDCNVESVVVLERIGNDVSMVDGRDIWWHDLQKVPDKCECKALDSEHPLFILYTSGTTGKPKGVLHVHGGYNVGTHITTKWVFDLKDRDIFWCTADIGWITGHSYVVYGPLSNGATILIYEGAPDYPQPDRWWSIIEQYGVTVFYTAPTAIRYFMKLGEEWLEKHDLSSLRLLGTVGETIDPEAWKWYYKNVGNEHCPVIDTWWQTETGMVVIAPLPGVTKLKPGSVTLPFPGILVDIRDEKGNPADSGELVITNPWPAMFRNLWGEPERFAKQYWRSNDSGELIYYTGDGARKDGDGYYWIIGRIDEVLKVSGHRLGSAEIEGALISHEAVSEAAVIGKPHEIKGQVPVAFVVLKTGYEPSVELEKDLKTHVRNEIGAIAVPEEIYFVEQLPKTRSGKIVRRILLAIEKGEEIGDITTLEDITVVEKIKDVKGAK, from the coding sequence ATGAACAATTCAAAAGAATTTTCCCAAGGCGAGATATATGAGCCATCAGAAGAAACCAGAAGGCATGCATGGGTTAACAATGAAAGGATTTACGAGATGGCTCAGGATTACCTTACACTTTGGGATGAAGTAGCAAAGAGCGATATTGAGTGGTTTGAGCCATATGAGGACGTGCTTGATGACAGCAATGCTCCATTTTATAGATGGTATGTTGGTGGGAAGATCAACATAACCCACAACTGCCTGGACAGGCATATAGAGTCAAAAGGAGACAAAACAGCAATAATATGGCAGGGAGAACCTGAAAATGAGAAAGAAAGGATAACTTACCACGAGCTCTACCGGAGAGTTTGCAGGTTTGCCAACGCCCTCAGAACGCTTGGAGTTAAGGAGCAAGATGTAGTCACAATCTACATGGGGATGGTGCCAGAGTTGCTGATTGCGATGCTTGCATGCGCCAGAATTGGTGCGATTCATAATGTGGTTTTTGGAGGTTTCTCCTCGACAGCCCTGAGAGACAGGATAAACGATGCTAATGCTAAAGTAGTCGTTACAATGGATGGTTACTACAGAAGGGGCAAGGTTATTGAGACTAAGCGCATCGTTGACAAAGCTCTGGAGGATTGCAACGTTGAGAGCGTTGTTGTGCTTGAGAGGATCGGCAATGATGTGAGCATGGTCGATGGAAGAGATATCTGGTGGCATGATTTGCAAAAGGTTCCCGACAAATGTGAGTGCAAAGCTCTTGACAGCGAACATCCGTTGTTCATCCTATATACGTCGGGAACAACAGGCAAACCCAAGGGCGTTCTTCACGTTCATGGAGGTTACAACGTTGGCACCCACATCACGACGAAGTGGGTTTTCGATTTGAAGGATAGAGACATATTCTGGTGCACTGCTGACATAGGCTGGATTACTGGCCACAGTTATGTTGTCTATGGACCTCTTAGCAACGGTGCGACCATTTTAATTTACGAAGGTGCCCCTGACTATCCTCAGCCGGACAGGTGGTGGAGCATTATTGAGCAGTATGGTGTGACCGTTTTCTATACCGCCCCCACTGCAATACGCTACTTCATGAAGCTCGGCGAGGAGTGGCTGGAGAAACACGATCTATCCTCGTTGCGTCTGCTTGGAACAGTCGGTGAAACGATAGATCCGGAGGCTTGGAAGTGGTACTACAAGAATGTAGGAAATGAACACTGCCCCGTCATTGACACATGGTGGCAGACAGAAACAGGCATGGTCGTAATAGCCCCTTTGCCTGGAGTTACCAAGCTCAAGCCCGGTTCTGTAACTCTGCCCTTCCCAGGAATTTTAGTGGATATACGCGATGAGAAAGGAAATCCAGCAGATAGCGGAGAGCTCGTGATAACGAATCCGTGGCCAGCAATGTTCAGAAATCTGTGGGGTGAACCAGAAAGATTTGCCAAACAGTACTGGCGGTCAAATGACTCAGGCGAACTCATTTACTATACTGGGGATGGAGCAAGGAAGGATGGAGACGGATACTACTGGATAATAGGAAGGATCGATGAGGTTCTGAAGGTCAGCGGTCACAGGCTTGGGAGTGCTGAAATCGAAGGTGCGCTCATATCTCATGAAGCTGTAAGCGAAGCAGCTGTAATCGGTAAGCCCCACGAGATCAAAGGTCAAGTGCCAGTAGCCTTTGTTGTCCTTAAGACGGGCTACGAGCCGAGCGTCGAACTTGAAAAAGACCTTAAAACGCATGTTAGAAACGAGATAGGTGCAATAGCTGTGCCTGAAGAGATATACTTCGTCGAACAGCTACCAAAAACGAGAAGTGGAAAGATAGTGCGTAGGATTCTACTTGCTATCGAGAAGGGCGAGGAAATAGGAGATATCACAACCCTTGAAGATATTACGGTTGTTGAGAAGATTAAGGATGTTAAGGGGGCAAAATAA
- the asd gene encoding aspartate-semialdehyde dehydrogenase — translation MKLKAAVLGATGMVGQKFIQLLSDHEWFEITSLIASEKRVGKFYGEEVNWVVSANVPEKVKDLEMQPMDPKVIDADIVFSALPSDIAKKVEPEFAKAGFVIASNASAYRMDEDVPLVIPEVNPDHLGLVEVQKRNRNWDGFIVTNPNCTTIVLVLSLKPLMDLGLRKVIVSTMQALSGAGFPGVPSLGIMDNILPFIKGEEEKVETEPLKLLGKFDGERIRFADLKVSASCHRVPVIDGHLESVWAEFNRDVSVEEVVDAFESFKPLDLPTSPEKLIIVRNEPDRPQPRLDRDEGGGMSITVGRIRKDDSAIKYLVLGHNTVRGAAGASILNAELMIKEKLI, via the coding sequence ATGAAGCTAAAAGCCGCCGTGCTCGGTGCAACTGGAATGGTCGGGCAGAAGTTCATTCAGCTGCTCAGCGATCATGAATGGTTTGAAATAACATCTTTAATAGCATCCGAGAAGAGGGTTGGAAAGTTTTACGGCGAAGAGGTGAACTGGGTTGTTTCAGCCAATGTTCCTGAGAAGGTTAAGGATCTTGAGATGCAGCCGATGGATCCCAAAGTTATCGATGCTGATATAGTTTTCTCAGCTTTGCCGAGCGATATAGCCAAGAAGGTTGAACCTGAGTTTGCGAAGGCTGGTTTTGTGATAGCCTCAAACGCATCGGCATACCGAATGGATGAAGATGTCCCGCTTGTAATTCCTGAAGTCAATCCCGATCATCTGGGTCTTGTTGAGGTTCAGAAGAGAAACAGGAACTGGGATGGGTTCATAGTTACGAATCCAAACTGTACAACAATAGTCCTTGTTTTGAGTTTGAAGCCCCTGATGGATCTCGGTCTCAGGAAGGTTATTGTATCCACGATGCAGGCACTGAGTGGTGCTGGCTTCCCGGGTGTGCCGTCGCTCGGGATAATGGACAACATATTACCGTTCATAAAGGGAGAGGAGGAGAAGGTTGAAACCGAGCCTCTAAAGCTACTCGGAAAATTCGATGGCGAAAGGATAAGGTTTGCAGATCTGAAAGTTTCAGCATCATGCCATAGAGTCCCGGTTATAGATGGACATCTCGAATCTGTATGGGCCGAGTTCAACAGAGATGTGAGCGTTGAAGAGGTAGTAGATGCTTTTGAATCCTTCAAGCCTCTGGATCTTCCAACATCTCCAGAAAAGCTGATAATTGTTAGAAATGAGCCGGATAGACCACAGCCAAGACTCGACAGAGATGAGGGCGGGGGCATGAGTATAACGGTTGGACGAATAAGAAAAGACGACAGCGCGATTAAGTATCTTGTTCTCGGGCATAACACGGTCAGAGGTGCTGCAGGAGCCAGTATCTTGAATGCTGAATTAATGATTAAAGAAAAATTAATATAA